The sequence gggactaacgattcgatttcgcttagccaatgtaatacgactcgaaatcagagtcaatttttcaaaacaggtaaaaatttatagtttttggaataaagtgttttcatatttttaatgattaaacgttaaaaaaaataattagttagtatagataacattttaaaaatgttttccaattagggtagttgagaaaaaacatgactaggctggaaaaatatagtaaaattctatGCATAGCACTCTTGTGATTTCAAAAAGAgtttttattcacctagcgtcaatgtgtatcttgttgaatgtttcccattaactgaggctttgggggtcaaaaattataaagagTGGATCAAATCAAGTAAAAAACCTagcaagcaatttatattttcactTGCAAGTAGGGTAATacagtaaaaattataaaattagattttttatcaccttaaattttaacatagtagaattattgactcctcatagagggtagttgaagggtgaaaaattactaggatggtaatgtatAGTACCaatctagcataatactgtagtatctcatatttccgaaaagatttgctttgcattcaaccagcgtaaatgtgtagatggtggaattggtAATGTTGGTTAACATTAGTaaaactaaccagagagtttcttatttatttatatatagtatttagtaaaattataaaacaaaactttttcacctttaatttaaacgtaGCAGAACCTATTGACCTTCACTAAACggttagtcgagggataaaaaattactaagttggtaataaaaTTCGTAAAAAacttagcaaaacactgtggtatatccatcgagcaaaaagacaaaagagggaatgtaaaggtagtgggggcaaaaatattgttagacagaagtgccatcttgagaagccaaattaaacaaggaaagagagtctttccttgtttaggaaatcaaatttagtttgggttatgttattatttgtacaactgtcacatgaaatcttatttatattgaagttttttaacaattgtttcacattttagactgttatcgttaatatttaattaaaattttctcgtctagacacattctgaaaactattttatagctactgttttgtctttttgctcgatgggtatatcataaatattttttttttattacgctGGCTCGATTATTAAGCTAGCTGGaatgtttccaaataagattggtttagagatggaaacctatcagggtaaaaatactttttaatgtcagttataagtagaggatagtgaattttaaaaaaagattttttttcacgttaaattttaacctaacagattattgacttatcacaaTGGGTAGTAtaggtgtgaaaaattactagggtggtaataaattcgtaaaaacttagcagaatCTGTGGTATagcaaaaatacgttttttttctaatttgctggttcaaatattcagctaggtaggaaagttttcgaataggtttatgggagcaaaattatcaggatggtcaaagtttagtaaaaaacttaacaaaacatttttttatttcagttataagtagtggaccagtaatttgaaaaaaaaaattctccttaaattttaatctaacacaattaatgacttttcacaaggggtagttaaggggtgaaaaattactagggtggtaataaattcgtaaaaacttagcaaaacaCCTGTGGTATAGCTTGAACCGCAAGTCAGCAGAAtagctccccttaagggtggttgaTGGTGATACAAtaatagggtggtaataaattagtgaaaaatgggtgaaaaaatatgccagcaacaaaaaattttttttaattctgctatcttgaaccttaagccagaggaaccgctcccattaagggtagtttggtggtgaaaaattattggggtggtaataaattagtaaaaatgggtgaaaaaaaatatgtcatcaacaaaaagttttttttaattatgctAGCTTAAACTTTAAGCAGCAGAATCGCTCTCATTAAgaggggtttggtggtgaaaaattattagggtggtaataaattagtgaaaaattggtgaaaaaatatgccatcactacaaaaaaaatttttttttttaattctgctagcttgaaccttaagccagcagaatcgctcccccgtaggttggtttggtggtgaaaaattattagggtggtaataaattagtgaaaaatgggtgaaaaaatatgccatcaacaataaagtttcttttttgaatctgctagcttgaatcttaagccagcagaatcgctccccttaaggtagggctggtggtgaaaaattattagggtggtaataaattagtgaaaaatgggtgaaaaaatatgccatcaacaaaaagtttcttttttgaattctgctagcttgaatcttaagcagcagaatcgctcccctaaggttggtttggtggtgaaaaattattaggatggtaataaattatgaaaatgggtgaaaaataATACGTAGGttaattggattccgctcatgtgtcctcgctagcttaagggtcctgaaATTATCCGAATGTTAGGAACCAAATATCCGAATTCATTAAAATCGAAAAAGAAGACTAATTAAAGGCATAATGACATTGACAGTTGACATTGACACATTGGTAGATGACAAATGACAATTAATATGACAAATGGCAAAGAAAACAGATTAGTTtgatagaaatatatttatttaaataaaaaacaacaaataatacataaaaacaaccaaattaattaaaaatttattaactcCTAAAATCCATATAAAAATACTTATTTCTTACATACATAATCATAACGTTGTAGAACCAGCTAGGTACAGCTAAATCAAATaccaatgaataaataaaaaaaaaactaaataaaacgtTGAAAAACTGAAAAAACTAAGTAAAGAAGGGATAACAATTCCTGTTCTTATATTGACTCAATAATTCCCCAAATTCTTAGCCTTCCATTTTGGCTATATTCTGCGTCAAAGTGACTTTAATTCACAGCCGATATATGGTTACATGACCACACGATGTTCGTCTATTTGGACAAAATGatttatatttcaaaaaataaaagcctatatttttgtaaaatatttagataagtaGGTACTTTTTTTCTGGGTCCCTTAAAGGATATCTACTGAAAAAAAccagatatgtatattatttatttatgtaagaaaTAGCCTTTAGAGCATAAACCCCCCTCTGATAGTCCACCTTTGTGTATCGGAGTGTTAATCCTAACAACTCGTGACCTAAAACTCGATTTTTACAtgtaaataatttgttttgtaaTGCCGCATGCCACCATGGAATGGAAATTTCTTTCGCTCGCTAGCCTACAGCGGAATTCTTGATTACTTCGACCTTTTAGACTTGTATTGAAACGTATTGAAATGAAATTCGATTTTTGTCAATTCCAAAGATCCGTGGATTTTTGTACAGTAAAATATGAGTAAAATAGTAAACCAAAATTATACTATTTATCAACAGAGGGCGCTGAAATAATTCATATGTTCCATCATCTTCGATTATATGAGAATAGAATTTGCAGTTCTATGTACATTCGCAATTTAGctatttaagtttataaaaatttaattatgtttaaaaataaaagtcgATAAACCCTTGAATATCCGAAATCTATCCAAAAAATTGTTTCAATCCGAAAATTATCCGATGGTCACGAAATTATCCGAAATCGGGATAATTTTCAGGACATTGGCAACCCAGTTATTAATATCCAATCAATGTCAACATCAAGAAAAGAAAGAAAGGGTTAAAATGTCATGTCAACAAGTCAACTATAATTTTCATCGATGCTTTTTTCTGATGGATGATGTTAAAACATCCATGTTGGTTATCATTTTTTGATATTTCACCATCTATGCAGGACATCTAAACTCTAAACAAACCATCGATGTTAACAATTggatttttatgttctttattCAACCTTACCATTAGGCAACCAGTAATAAGGTAGATAGCaactatttaaaatattattggagCATGATCTATTTAGAAAAGCGAATAAATACGTCAATGCAAACGTtttattattagaattttttatatagtcgttctcaaaatacttgtattttgagaacgatttccgaagtggaaattgaaacgtcaataaacgtattttaacctttaattgtggcttatatcccatttaaatataaattaatttaaatgccacaagaaaatagcttcagaacaatatgtagGATACTAGGAATTGTTATCCCTTCTTTACTTAGTTTTTCAGTCTTTCAACTTTTTATttagcttttttttatttattcattggtATTTGATTTAGCTGTACCTAGCTAGTTCCTAAGTTACGTCCCTGATATCCAATGTGTGAcgacatatagaaagactatatataccagtgtttaattagattaagagctttttgttttgtagttggTTACCATACTTGtacgttctcaataaataaattttgttacgaaaattaatttttaaaatccgTTTTCGTTTTGACTTTCGTAAACTCCTACAACCTATTATGATTATGTATGTAAACAATAAGTATTTCTAATATAGGTTTGAGTTAATATTTGTTAATCTTGCTGTGTTTATAGTAtggtttgttgttttttatttaaataaactatatATATCTATCAAACTAATCTTGTTTTCTTGCCATTTTTCTTGTCAATTATGCCTTTTAATTAGTCTTCTTTTTCGATTTTTATGAATTCGGAATAATTTCGGATATTTTGGTTCCTAACATTCGGATAATTTCGGATATTTTGCTCCCAACATTCGGataatttctattttttccaTTGGCTGTCTATTGTTGATGTCATTGTAGGGGCTATatcagagaacaaccgaacacaacCGAACACAGCAggaagcgacagtcctttgaagttacgtggccaagccgcaatgacagctaacaaccagaaaattaatagtcagtgggcatatcacacaatataaatcttAAGAGCGTttgcgcaaaatttcgggccaatgttttttaaatgcattcatttttttcgaatcctgaaaaaactaataagtattttgaaaatttaacgcagaatgaaagactacattattactgagggccgaaagtcccttgaAAACacctataatgtttattttaataagttacagggggtgaaaaaaaaagagaaaatttagtgtgatttttaatttcaaacatctcattcaaaaaaactttttgttattctaagggactttcggccctcggtaataatgtaatctttcattctgtgtttaaatttttcaaaatatttgttagttttctcaggattcgaaaaaaatgattgtatttaaaaagcattggcccgaaattttgcgcctacgctcttaagcgaaacaaagaaattactaaaaatcttaaaattacaacagaacaagacctcaaaattgcaaaaacatggttgcaataaacaaacttacattaaattatgaaaaactaaataggtactcatctactttttgctatatacataAGTTGTCTGCCATTTTttattcgttaaatataaataacaaagatcattgaaggtactgcgtcatgcgccacgtttttcttttatttccttttacaataacattaccTATCTTtaaaatgcagttcacaaatcctataattattataaagtgaatccattttgaataacaaatcttcttgtctgcaagcttctatccacactttggcactacaaatttttaacagacaaattttaaacaaagaactttttctgtatttataaatatcactttattacttacaactataagagtattagtatattctaagtatattgtaagttatgaaatatttaacttttgtcaatatctaatcttaataaatttacagttttctcctgactaagtcacaaaaatgtcactaaatattgagatatctatgcaacaaataaagttttaatattttttatttgtaattcccatttaaaactcctaaatatttttatgtacttcgatccatatatttgatcttttttatttatatttaacgaattaaaaataggcagacaacttttgtatatagcaaaaagtagatgagtacctatttagtttttgaCGTGAAAACGtctaaattaggttgtggctcggagtcactcatgaaaaagtgtaacgcccgctcacgtctgttacgatgagtcaccgaacgagagagaggcccgccggaccggcgaatgccttgcgtctctctcccactcaaacatgatcggtccgctggtgcgatgctatttctcctatcatcgtcctatcctcaacaaaatcactcaaatagaaattagttaagtttatgtttacatgtacaatgttttagtaaacaaaatatatttctatatttaaaatttgtgcaattcttattttcattcaattccttgttcctattgtgcaatttaataatattcatatcaataaatattctaccgagaaaagaCGTTGTTCACGTAAAATCTTtgccgtaaaaccgactttacaggcaaccaattttcataatttaatgtaagtttgtttatttgcaaccatgtttttgcaattttgaagtcttgttctattgtaatttaagattttcccaattatcggtctaattatgtttccaacaatttttagtttgagcattttagtaatgtctttgtttcgtttaagagcgtaggcgcaaaatttcgggccaatgctttttaacattttttggaatcctgagaaaactaacaaatattttgaaaaatttaaacacagaatgaaagattacattattaccgagggccgaaagtcacttagaataaacaaaaagtttttttgaatgagatatttgaaattaaaaaatcacactaaattttctctttttttttcacccctgtaacttattaaaataaatattatagaagttttcggggacttttagccctcagtaataatgtggtctttcattctgcgtttaaatttttcaaaaatacttattagttttttcaggattcgaaaaaaatgaatacatttaaaaaacatttgcccgaaattttgcgcctacgctcttataTAAAATTTTCTCGTGTAtgaaaccctctatatatttttatttcctaaaaatactatattcgtattgttgtcttcgagcgcacTGACGCCGGGCCACCATCTGTTaattttttgacctgagccttcggagacttgcgtctttcaataaaagaatagcactgacaccaaatttaatgttttcattttgaactatcccttggcagaccaaagtttattttttatagctcggacagacacgtcggcgtcggcttactgttcgaaagtcaaaccaatactattatgtaataactaataataattacaaagcaatagtaattacctgttagtATTCTTAAGAAATCTAATAagaacttattccttttcctgtcacagatgaacatccgcgaatcgcacaaatatatccagacattttaaatataaattaaacttttaactataaactataactgtaaacttatatatttaactataactataaactataactataaccttttaactataaataaattatataaatggtcaaatgcacttgttgtgtcgagtatttaccatagacgcctacggactatcgaaacaaccagaattaaagaataagcaagTGTTTTTGACAgcacaaccagaatcgggcatgcgtatcaGTGTTGCCAATCGGCGCATAATTATGCGATTTGCGCATAATTTAATTCCCAGCGCATAATTTTCGCATCCTTCATAAAATCGCACAATTTCGCATAATCCAGCTAAGCAAAAGAAAAAGCCAAGGCCAAGCCACAGCTTACAACGTTTATAAGAAGAGTCCGCGTCttcttttttcctttaaaaaaagATGTTTGTACTGACCTGACATTTTATAGTTATACAGCATTAACTTTagcaaataaaaattactttatggAAGAAAATTTCCATTCTATGGCGGCATTATATCGAAAATAAATTTACAACATGTAAAAATTGATTTTCGGCCACCTGAGTCACCTTCATTAAGAGTGGTTTAGGGTTAACCCGGGAGTGGACGGGTGGTCTGAAAAAGTCACCTGTGGAGTCCATCAGGACCAAAATTTAAATGACTTACAAATTTCAGATAACATTCACAtaatgtttttaagtattttgtcGGTTTACGTGTCTATTACTTAAGGACCttatgttattctatttttgttgttttatttttcaaaaaatataggaATTAATCTAAAACCTTTAATTTTCTGCTTTGTTTAACTTTTATTAGCACTTGGTAAACAAATGTTTTCCAAAATTCCTAcagatgttttattaaaatacaaatattaacctacacaaatttggttataacaataaacagaaaaattctctgctcaaaatacaactttgaattTTACTCCAAATTGTTCTCTGTGCATTCAGAGCAACATGCTACAATGTTCTCCATACACAACCAGGACAGACAAAATGTGCAAAAATATCGCGTTTTCTATCTTTTTTagtatttgcaatttcttttttttattggtGGTCATTTCTAATGGGCCTGGTATAGGGGTATTTGATAAGTGTAATGCTGGTTGTTGTACAACTCAAGCTAAATGAGGGTACAAAGCTTTCctcatattttattttgtcatattcctaaatctttcaaatatttttcagcaatgtttaaattcttctgaattgttttttttataattcgaaCGAATTGACAGCAGCAACATTCATGAGGCCATAGAATAATACCATAGGTTAACATCTAGAAGTGTATCTAACAAAATTATAGGAATCTCTATTCCTTACTTTGTCAGATCATAAAATGTAATAATTTCTATATATGTAATAATTTGTAAGAAACCGAAAAAAACTGCATAACAAGTATATGAATCTCAATTTCCCATAGTAACAGGAGTAGGCGGGTGAGGTCTGCCAAGACATATTAAATATCtcaaaaccaaaaaataaatttgttttaaaaatttcacCATTATTTGGAGGGAGCAATTATTGAAAGGTACTGAAAAGGAAAAGGtcatttgtataatataaataacatttacaTTAAAATCATTTTTCATTCTTTGTAGTAAGAATCTAACTATAAAGTGCCCTGTTATTCCCCAAGCAAATATTTCTCACCAGAAAAATCCCCCTATCTGACAATACCCAATCAATACACATTGAAggaaaggtttcacatatatttgagtaggtaggtacttcacatttgtatttacaGGGATTTCACATTaaattacatatataaatataaggcacaaattgaaaaaaaaaattaattattcaagTGTACTTCTTCAACTGTTACTTTGTGTGTTGTGTTTgtgcaaagaaactaaaaaatatatagaaaatggaTAAGTGGCTTTTCAGTTTTaaggtaaatataaaaaatagttaaaagttacaatcatttatatatatatatatatatatatatatatatatatatatatatatatatatatatatatatatatatatatatatatatatatatatatatatatatagagaaatcACATAAGCATTAACCATAACTAAATTTGTACCTTCTAGGATGCATGTTCaatagtttaaaataattattttttgttcacATCAAAAAATCATTTCCTATACAATAATTAATGGTACTTATTGGTTTTTTTAAGTACCATATAGTTTACAATATCTTTatgcttcttcaaaaatcaaaattaccAACATATACCTGCTGTGAATGAGAGGTAAAAGTTCAGTAGATTTTGTATAGATCTTTTAAGcttcttaaaattaaattttgtgttttaatAAAGCAAATTGTTTTTTAGAGTAAACATCAGGAAACAGAGACAAATAAGCAGAAAGATTCCCCAGTACCACTTGATGTAGAAAAGCCAGGTTGCAGTCATCAAGTTGAAGGCTCCCCTATTTATCCTGCTCCCACACATTCTCATATTATGAGTGACAATGGCGATACTATGGTAATGTATTGAAGCAattgataattttataaaaattacataaaaacacaGACTTCATatcgtatttatttattaaaattatatagataatataattaaattaaactatAAACTACAAATATCAGATATAATTACAGAAATTAGGTATAATATGAGAAAGATTTAAAACTACTACAGTAGTGAAATACATTTGTATTTGactttgactaatattttattgatttacacCATCTAAATTATGATTATATTTTTAGAATGATCCTACACcagcaaaaaagaaaataaaaatagagaaagcaTCAAAGAGTGAAAAAAAGAAGACTTTTAACAGCTCTTGGAAAAGTGTACCACAGTTTAAGAATTGgttagaaaaatcaataaaacaaccATCATCTGAGGGTAATGAGTACGCCTATTGCAAGGTATGTGATTGTGATATTGTAGCTCATAAAAGTGTATTACTAAAACATTCAATAAGTGAAAGGCATAAATTAAATTGGACAAAAGTGGCGAGCAATACTAAACTCACTGAATTGTATAAACCAAATGCTGATGATGTAGCTGTAAAAACGGCAGAGTTAAAGTTATGTGCCTTGTTGGCAAGCAATAACCTGCCATTTTTATTAGTAGACACCCTAACTCCTTTAATTCAAAATATATGTTATGACTCGAAAATTGCTAAACAATTACACTTAAAACGAACCAAAGCTAAGTCAATTATTTGCAATAACTTGGGGTATAATTTTCTTGAAGAACTATATATTAAATTAAGGGAGCCAGGatgttttttttctttggttATGGATGAAACTACTGATATTTCAGTAAAAAAGCAATGTGCATTCACtactataatttatgaaaataattcAACCAAAACACAATTTTTTGATCTTGTCGAGGCTCATGGATCAACAGCTAGTGATTTATATGGTATTCTAAAGAACTGTTTAACTTCAAAGAATATTCCACTGACTAATTTTGTAGGGTTTTCATCAGATACCACCAATGTTATGGTTGGAGAGTTTAACTCTGTATTTTCCAAGTTAAAAGAAGAATTTCCACACATAGTATGCATTAGATGCTCATGTCATATGGCACATTTAGCTACATCAAAAGCCTGTTTAAAATTACCTAGGCATGTGGAAGATCTGCTACGGAACATAGGCAGTCATTTTAATAGGAGTGCTTTGAGGAGACACAAATTTATAGAgttccaaaatttttttcaaGTGAAAATTCACAAGATACTCTCTCCAGCCATAACAAGATGGTTATCTATTAAAGAATGTGTCGATAGAGTACTTGAGCAATATGAGCCACTTAGAGCATATTTGACAGAGTATGTATTTGAAGACCCGTCAATTACAACAGAAACAATGTTGGAAACCATGTCAAATTTGTTCACACCGGTGTATCTAGAGTTTATGTCATATTCTTTAGGACTAATGACAGATTTCAATTTACTCTTTCAGTCAGAAAAACCACTTCTTTGTAAGGTTCAGCCACAAACTGAAACTCTGTTGAGAACGCTGTGTTCTAATTTTATAAAGATGTCTGTAATAAAAAGAACCAACGACATATTTAGACTTAACCATGAAAACCCTACAAATTTTGTTAGTTTACATGATATTTATATAGGAGTTGCTGCAACAGAAAGCttgaaagaattaaaaaaaaagccaaatttgaacc is a genomic window of Diabrotica undecimpunctata isolate CICGRU unplaced genomic scaffold, icDiaUnde3 ctg00001194.1, whole genome shotgun sequence containing:
- the LOC140431985 gene encoding uncharacterized protein, translated to MDKWLFSFKSKHQETETNKQKDSPVPLDVEKPGCSHQVEGSPIYPAPTHSHIMSDNGDTMNDPTPAKKKIKIEKASKSEKKKTFNSSWKSVPQFKNWLEKSIKQPSSEGNEYAYCKVCDCDIVAHKSVLLKHSISERHKLNWTKVASNTKLTELYKPNADDVAVKTAELKLCALLASNNLPFLLVDTLTPLIQNICYDSKIAKQLHLKRTKAKSIICNNLGYNFLEELYIKLREPGCFFSLVMDETTDISVKKQCAFTTIIYENNSTKTQFFDLVEAHGSTASDLYGILKNCLTSKNIPLTNFVGFSSDTTNVMVGEFNSVFSKLKEEFPHIVCIRCSCHMAHLATSKACLKLPRHVEDLLRNIGSHFNRSALRRHKFIEFQNFFQVKIHKILSPAITRWLSIKECVDRVLEQYEPLRAYLTEYVFEDPSITTETMLETMSNLFTPVYLEFMSYSLGLMTDFNLLFQSEKPLLCKVQPQTETLLRTLCSNFIKMSVIKRTNDIFRLNHENPTNFVSLHDIYIGVAATESLKELKKKPNLNQKEFDSFFKCILEFYIELVSNIKNRFTFNDPIYKIISILDPKIAQSFEIKSLQCVTNQFPILKEYVNIQELDNEWRRHALLDFEKLNLNSDDCEQYWSQIFNLKNDANAFLFPNLKKTLQLLFVLPFSNASVERIFSDLFNIKSDKRNLLNSSTAKAILATKAGVEKNGGCLKFIPSKKMLGHNTWKDNQ